One genomic window of Halococcus sediminicola includes the following:
- a CDS encoding MTH865 family protein, translating into MADEAELREQMIDAFENADYPISSPMDLVPALPNGPSTKFESGDFSMTAMELNTKLSGGNFPYETPESFVDDVIEQLNEQDEI; encoded by the coding sequence ATGGCAGACGAAGCCGAACTCAGAGAGCAGATGATCGACGCCTTCGAGAACGCGGATTACCCGATTTCGAGTCCGATGGACCTCGTGCCCGCGCTGCCGAACGGCCCATCGACGAAATTCGAGTCCGGCGATTTCTCGATGACGGCGATGGAGCTCAACACGAAGCTCTCGGGCGGGAACTTCCCGTACGAAACCCCCGAGAGCTTCGTCGACGACGTCATCGAACAGCTCAACGAACAGGACGAGATCTAG
- a CDS encoding NAD-dependent epimerase/dehydratase family protein, translated as MILVTGGAGFIGGHLAESFVRDGHDVVVLDSLEPFYDTDIKRRTIDVAREAATEGDGTYELVEGDVRDSELVADLVADAEFVFHQAAQAGVRASVANPRRVDDINVEGTLNVLDAARDSSIERIVFASSSSVYGKPSYLPYDEEHPTTPVSPYGVSKLAAESYVRVYGDLYDIPTVALRYFTVYGPRMRPNMAISNFVSRCMNDEPPVVYGDGSQTRDFTYIDDIVRANATLLETDAADGEVMNIGSTDNVDIQTLAEVIRDAIAPDLDIEYGERQAGDAEHTHADVSKAADVLGYEPTEDIRSGVGKFIEWYRDNSEWYEPLVRSS; from the coding sequence ATGATACTCGTCACCGGCGGCGCGGGCTTCATCGGCGGCCATCTCGCCGAATCGTTCGTCCGCGATGGTCACGATGTCGTCGTCCTCGACAGCCTTGAACCCTTCTACGACACCGACATCAAGCGCCGCACCATCGACGTCGCGCGCGAGGCGGCCACCGAGGGCGACGGCACCTACGAACTCGTCGAGGGTGACGTCCGTGATAGCGAACTCGTCGCCGACCTCGTGGCGGACGCCGAGTTCGTTTTTCATCAGGCCGCACAGGCCGGCGTCCGGGCCAGCGTCGCAAATCCTCGGCGCGTGGACGACATCAACGTCGAGGGAACGCTTAACGTGCTCGATGCCGCCCGTGATTCGTCCATCGAGCGTATCGTCTTCGCCAGTTCGTCGTCGGTCTACGGCAAACCCTCTTATCTCCCCTACGACGAGGAGCATCCCACCACCCCGGTGAGTCCGTACGGCGTCTCGAAACTCGCCGCCGAGAGCTACGTTCGTGTCTACGGCGACCTCTACGATATTCCTACTGTGGCGCTCCGATACTTCACCGTCTACGGCCCACGTATGCGCCCGAACATGGCCATCTCGAACTTCGTCTCGCGGTGCATGAACGACGAACCGCCCGTCGTCTACGGCGACGGCTCGCAAACCCGGGACTTCACCTACATCGACGACATCGTTCGCGCGAACGCCACACTCTTGGAGACCGACGCCGCCGATGGCGAGGTCATGAACATCGGCAGCACCGACAACGTGGACATCCAAACGCTCGCGGAGGTCATCCGCGACGCGATCGCCCCCGACCTCGACATTGAGTACGGCGAGCGCCAGGCCGGCGACGCCGAACACACCCACGCGGACGTCTCGAAGGCGGCGGACGTGCTCGGCTACGAACCGACCGAGGACATCCGCAGCGGCGTGGGGAAGTTCATCGAGTGGTATCGAGACAACTCCGAGTGGTACGAACCGCTCGTTCGTTCTTCGTAG
- a CDS encoding S8 family peptidase, with the protein MPDTPSFDRREFLKVAGAIGVLSGSAETATAQRGRREEILVGVASSVNAEQTAQRALPSDARIIGKNDTLGYVRAELPERASATATVNVASTVASRPGVEYAEPNAIYETLTVPNDPRFGDQYAPEMVNAPAAWDTTFGDGDVTIAVVDEGIKYDHPDLEATAADGRGRDFVDDDDEPYPDSLADEQHGTHVAGIVAAGTDNEIGIAGISNATLLGVRVLDKSGSGYTADVADGIQWAADNGADVINLSLGGGFTETLQTAVSYAHEQGVLLVAAAGNDYGGSVDYPAAYDECLAVSALDPDGSLASYSNRGPEIDLAAPGTNVLSTWTDDGYETLSGTSMAAPVVSGVAALVLSEQDLSNTDLRERLLSTAVDVRLSSAEQGVGRVDTSAVGGELGNTVSIEGTGRRARYLLSASGRLRSRSGKTTSTDDNDTRWESVAAGLVSDGDRDNYDFSGELVALDLERNAIATLNGDRIDPDEYPNNVLTIEGDGSVDEYTLATSGTLKYTGANGATIDFDSDRWGSTATGRVDGGDTDSYKFSGALVAFDIDGDATAYLNGERIDPDDYLDNVLTIEGSGSVDEYTLASSGTLKSTGANGASIDSNDEQWGSTVRGQVGGGGRDSYKFSGALVALDVSGDTTAYLNGERIDPDEYFDNVVTIEGSGSVAEYTLASSGTLNSTGANGASIDSNDEQWGSTATGQVGGGGRDSYKFSGALVVLDVDGDATVYLNGERIDPDDYLDNVVTIEGGGSGAEYTLASSGTLKSTGANDASINSSDEQWGSTATGRVGDGGRDSYKFSGVLVVFDIDGDATAYLNGERIDPDDYLDNVLTIVGTGSMAEYSFSTSGTLKRTGANGATIDATDEMRGSTATGQVGRGGRDSYKFSGELADLDIDGEATAYLNGKRTGTTGNMDIGVYSGLSDANFDTIDRMEGWQNTPYAVQNLFVPWNPDEGHMNWLFDRILPRIWNAGRTPLITWEPYTPGARTASVDTQSLVERNEYDAYIESLASTTPNDIEVRIGNGEHDRYIDRWAGRLRDALAGSNDRRAYLRFAHEMNGDWYPWAPTVGDSSPRSYIEMWRRVHNRFDRQSVGDDLQWMWCVNAEDIGSYTAEQLYPGSRYVDWLSLDGYNWGRSKDWSSWQSPDSIYGDMLDRLTGFGDKRVCVAEFASSSKVGVGHDPQRKGEWIRDAITYFENRGVDMWCWFNEDKETDWAVFNGVRGTETVAHNGRQANAYSAYRTTVDTYASAAGTATESAAVERISDD; encoded by the coding sequence ATGCCTGATACGCCATCGTTCGACAGACGAGAGTTCTTGAAAGTTGCGGGGGCGATCGGGGTGCTTTCCGGCTCGGCGGAGACCGCAACCGCCCAGCGAGGGAGGCGAGAGGAAATCCTCGTTGGTGTCGCTTCGTCCGTGAACGCGGAGCAGACGGCCCAGCGCGCGTTGCCGTCCGACGCCCGAATCATCGGGAAGAACGATACACTCGGCTACGTCAGAGCCGAGCTACCCGAGCGTGCTTCGGCGACCGCGACGGTCAACGTCGCCAGCACCGTCGCCTCCCGTCCGGGCGTCGAGTACGCCGAACCGAATGCCATCTACGAGACCCTCACCGTTCCGAACGACCCGCGATTCGGCGACCAGTACGCCCCCGAGATGGTGAACGCACCGGCAGCGTGGGACACCACGTTCGGTGATGGTGACGTAACGATTGCGGTCGTCGACGAGGGTATCAAGTACGACCATCCCGATCTCGAAGCCACCGCTGCCGACGGCCGCGGACGTGACTTCGTCGATGATGATGACGAGCCGTATCCCGACTCGCTCGCGGACGAACAGCACGGAACGCACGTCGCCGGCATCGTGGCTGCCGGGACCGACAACGAAATCGGTATCGCCGGCATCAGCAACGCGACGCTGCTCGGTGTCCGCGTGCTCGACAAGAGTGGGTCGGGCTACACCGCCGATGTCGCCGACGGCATCCAGTGGGCCGCGGACAACGGTGCGGACGTCATCAACCTCTCGCTCGGCGGTGGATTCACCGAAACGCTCCAGACGGCGGTTTCCTATGCGCACGAACAGGGCGTGTTGCTCGTCGCCGCTGCGGGCAACGACTACGGCGGTTCGGTCGACTATCCTGCCGCCTACGACGAGTGCCTAGCCGTCTCAGCGCTTGACCCCGACGGCAGTCTCGCATCCTATTCCAATCGGGGCCCGGAAATAGATCTCGCCGCACCGGGGACGAACGTGCTCTCGACGTGGACCGACGACGGCTACGAGACGCTTTCCGGGACTTCGATGGCAGCGCCGGTCGTTTCGGGGGTCGCAGCGTTGGTGCTTTCGGAACAGGATCTCTCGAACACGGACCTGCGCGAACGATTGTTGAGTACTGCGGTGGACGTGAGGCTGTCGAGCGCCGAACAGGGAGTGGGCCGGGTCGATACGAGCGCTGTCGGCGGAGAACTCGGAAACACGGTATCAATTGAAGGCACTGGAAGGCGAGCACGCTATCTGCTCTCGGCATCCGGCCGGCTTCGAAGCCGTTCCGGCAAAACGACCTCAACTGACGATAACGATACTCGCTGGGAATCGGTCGCTGCTGGACTGGTTAGCGATGGAGACCGCGACAACTACGATTTTTCGGGTGAACTCGTCGCTTTGGATCTCGAAAGGAATGCCATCGCTACCCTTAATGGCGATCGCATCGATCCTGACGAATATCCGAACAACGTGCTGACCATTGAGGGGGATGGATCCGTCGACGAGTACACGCTCGCAACGAGCGGGACGCTCAAATATACCGGAGCGAACGGCGCCACAATCGACTTCGACAGCGACCGCTGGGGATCGACTGCGACCGGACGGGTCGACGGTGGGGATACAGATAGTTACAAGTTCTCGGGCGCACTCGTCGCCTTCGACATCGACGGCGACGCGACCGCCTACCTCAACGGCGAGCGGATCGACCCCGACGACTACCTCGACAACGTGTTGACAATCGAAGGAAGTGGCTCGGTCGACGAGTACACGCTCGCGAGCAGCGGAACGCTCAAATCAACGGGAGCCAACGGCGCGAGTATCGACTCCAACGACGAGCAGTGGGGGTCGACCGTGCGGGGGCAGGTCGGCGGTGGCGGTCGTGACAGCTACAAGTTCTCCGGTGCACTCGTCGCACTCGATGTGAGTGGTGATACTACTGCCTACCTCAACGGCGAACGCATCGATCCCGACGAATATTTCGATAATGTCGTGACGATCGAGGGGAGCGGTTCTGTAGCGGAGTACACACTCGCGAGCAGCGGGACGCTCAACTCCACGGGAGCGAACGGCGCGAGCATCGACTCCAACGACGAGCAGTGGGGGTCGACCGCCACCGGACAGGTCGGCGGTGGCGGCCGGGACAGCTACAAGTTTTCGGGCGCGCTCGTGGTGCTCGACGTCGACGGCGACGCTACTGTATATCTCAATGGCGAGCGGATCGATCCCGACGACTACCTCGACAACGTCGTGACTATCGAGGGGGGTGGCTCCGGGGCGGAGTACACGCTTGCAAGCAGCGGGACGCTCAAATCGACAGGTGCTAACGATGCGTCGATCAACTCCAGCGACGAGCAGTGGGGGTCGACCGCGACGGGGCGGGTCGGCGACGGTGGCCGCGATAGCTACAAGTTCTCGGGCGTCCTCGTGGTCTTCGACATCGACGGCGACGCCACGGCCTATCTCAACGGCGAGCGCATCGACCCCGACGACTACCTCGACAACGTCCTGACCATCGTGGGGACTGGCTCCATGGCCGAGTACTCGTTTTCGACGAGCGGGACGCTCAAACGTACCGGGGCCAACGGGGCTACCATCGACGCCACCGACGAGATGCGAGGATCGACCGCCACCGGACAGGTCGGACGTGGCGGTCGGGACAGCTACAAGTTCTCGGGTGAACTCGCGGATCTCGACATCGATGGTGAGGCGACCGCCTATCTCAATGGCAAACGAACAGGCACTACAGGAAATATGGATATTGGGGTTTACAGTGGACTCAGCGATGCGAACTTCGACACTATCGACCGTATGGAGGGCTGGCAGAACACCCCCTACGCCGTCCAGAACCTGTTCGTGCCGTGGAACCCCGACGAAGGCCACATGAACTGGCTGTTCGACCGAATCCTCCCGCGAATTTGGAACGCCGGCCGAACGCCGCTGATCACGTGGGAGCCGTACACGCCCGGCGCACGGACCGCCTCGGTCGACACGCAGTCGCTCGTCGAACGCAACGAGTACGATGCCTACATCGAGAGCCTCGCCAGCACCACGCCGAACGACATCGAGGTCCGAATTGGGAACGGCGAGCACGACCGATATATCGACCGCTGGGCGGGCCGATTGCGGGACGCCCTCGCCGGATCGAACGACCGACGGGCGTATCTCCGATTTGCCCACGAGATGAACGGCGACTGGTATCCGTGGGCACCGACCGTTGGCGATTCTAGCCCGCGAAGCTACATCGAGATGTGGCGTCGTGTCCACAACCGATTCGACCGACAGAGCGTCGGCGACGACCTCCAGTGGATGTGGTGTGTGAACGCCGAGGACATCGGCTCCTACACGGCCGAACAACTGTATCCGGGCAGCCGGTACGTCGACTGGTTGAGTCTCGACGGCTACAACTGGGGTCGCAGCAAAGACTGGTCGAGCTGGCAGTCGCCCGACAGCATCTACGGTGACATGCTCGACAGGCTCACCGGTTTCGGGGACAAACGAGTCTGTGTCGCGGAGTTCGCTTCCTCGTCGAAGGTGGGTGTCGGACACGACCCACAGCGCAAAGGTGAATGGATTCGGGACGCGATCACGTACTTCGAAAATCGAGGCGTCGACATGTGGTGTTGGTTCAACGAGGACAAAGAGACCGACTGGGCGGTCTTCAACGGTGTGCGTGGCACCGAGACGGTCGCCCACAACGGACGGCAGGCCAACGCCTACAGCGCCTACCGAACGACGGTCGATACGTACGCGAGCGCCGCCGGCACGGCGACAGAATCGGCCGCCGTTGAGCGGATCAGCGACGACTGA
- a CDS encoding sulfatase yields the protein MNQSPNVLFLVVDSLRCDAVLGDESYDTPTLDRLADDGIVFENCYSQGISTAPSMTAMLTGRYPLEYGGHRYIEENQPTFAEQFKRNGYTTGAIHSNPYVSRLWNFDKGFDTFEENILPFESDGLLEYAPDDFLRYANKFVRLLRRTPYMPSPQTNERLDAWTEAAPEPWFLWTQYMDVHGPYLPGGEFTYRNKFRAERLWRKAAVTSPHEITDAEHRELRTNYRKEVEYFDAELGKFLGRLDWRGHLDNTLIVVVGDHGDEFYEHDDYGHSNLPHDELTHVPLLMSFPDGADIDQPRRIDDLVRCVDILPTALDLAGASLSKEMEHRMVGESLLPLLRNDESPSFDAVVTEKQVRGESALRFGFRTEGWKFLYDGMTDQKLLYDLDSDPGETEDVADTNPDTVEEFERQLDARFEAIERTSADITIPDIKAQPGVEERLQALGYRD from the coding sequence ATGAACCAGTCTCCGAACGTGCTGTTCTTGGTCGTGGATTCGCTGCGCTGCGATGCCGTGCTCGGCGACGAATCGTACGACACGCCAACGCTCGACCGCCTCGCCGACGATGGCATCGTCTTCGAGAACTGCTATTCACAGGGTATCAGTACTGCCCCCTCAATGACAGCGATGCTCACTGGTCGCTACCCGCTCGAATACGGCGGGCATCGGTATATCGAGGAGAACCAGCCGACGTTCGCCGAACAGTTCAAACGGAACGGTTACACTACCGGGGCAATACACTCGAACCCATACGTTTCGCGGCTCTGGAACTTCGACAAGGGCTTCGACACCTTCGAGGAAAACATCCTGCCGTTCGAGAGCGACGGCCTGCTCGAATACGCACCTGATGACTTCCTCAGATATGCCAACAAGTTCGTTCGGTTACTCCGGCGGACTCCCTACATGCCCAGCCCGCAGACGAACGAACGGCTCGACGCATGGACCGAGGCAGCGCCGGAACCGTGGTTCCTCTGGACACAGTACATGGACGTTCATGGCCCCTATCTGCCAGGCGGCGAGTTCACCTACCGGAACAAGTTCCGCGCCGAGCGCCTCTGGCGAAAGGCAGCCGTCACCTCTCCACACGAGATTACCGACGCCGAACATCGAGAACTACGAACGAACTATCGAAAGGAAGTCGAATATTTTGACGCCGAACTCGGGAAATTCCTCGGGCGACTCGACTGGCGTGGCCATCTCGACAACACGCTCATCGTCGTCGTTGGCGACCACGGTGATGAGTTCTACGAACACGACGACTACGGCCATAGCAATCTCCCTCACGACGAACTCACGCACGTCCCGCTCTTAATGTCCTTCCCGGATGGAGCGGACATCGACCAGCCTCGACGGATTGACGACCTCGTTCGCTGTGTGGATATCCTCCCAACAGCACTCGACCTCGCCGGTGCATCCCTCTCCAAGGAGATGGAACACCGCATGGTTGGCGAGTCACTACTTCCGCTGCTCCGAAACGACGAATCGCCCTCGTTCGATGCGGTCGTCACCGAAAAACAGGTTCGTGGCGAATCGGCGCTTCGCTTCGGATTCAGAACCGAGGGCTGGAAGTTCCTCTACGATGGCATGACTGACCAAAAACTACTGTACGATCTCGATAGCGACCCCGGAGAAACCGAGGACGTCGCCGACACCAATCCGGACACGGTCGAGGAGTTCGAGCGCCAACTCGACGCGCGCTTCGAGGCAATCGAGCGCACCTCGGCGGACATCACTATCCCCGACATCAAAGCCCAACCCGGTGTCGAGGAGCGACTTCAGGCCCTCGGCTATCGAGACTGA
- a CDS encoding O-antigen ligase family protein: MIGYIVVLAVYVLFVGALVVTDRFAVIYHWAVVPMVLLIWAVFALTTALDPTRAGLLRLGAFTVITGINLFVVPATVDRATFHDVLAYTAGAFVLIALPTVLVGSYGIVGVMISPWHTNLELLGVVLNTPTSVFKNPNHLSGLAAMGAIAAGARYTRSYTPLAAGLVGLNALGAVLAGGRAALLALVVAAGLYVVYRLFGPAAMALLVAVGALAVVVSFGMMFGVVPGPRAITNVDLSGRRALWTAAYEAIRDRPVIGWGPGRDVAVLDNYMESSVNATHNSYLRMFLISGVLGGGAYLALTTIVVVIGFPTVQRETLFGFLLLSVFLTLELFAGMTIFGLSLLSILGALLVGYTQLSTESRQVEFSFR; the protein is encoded by the coding sequence ATGATCGGCTACATCGTCGTTCTCGCCGTGTACGTGCTGTTCGTCGGCGCGCTCGTCGTCACAGACCGCTTCGCGGTTATCTATCACTGGGCAGTTGTCCCGATGGTGCTGTTGATTTGGGCGGTGTTCGCGCTCACGACGGCGCTCGACCCGACCAGAGCGGGCCTGCTTCGTCTCGGGGCGTTCACCGTGATTACCGGCATCAACCTCTTCGTCGTTCCGGCGACTGTCGACCGGGCTACTTTTCATGATGTTCTCGCCTACACCGCGGGGGCGTTCGTCCTGATTGCTCTCCCGACGGTGTTGGTTGGTAGCTACGGAATTGTCGGAGTTATGATTTCACCGTGGCACACGAACCTCGAACTGCTCGGCGTCGTGTTAAATACCCCGACATCGGTGTTCAAGAACCCGAATCACCTCTCGGGTCTCGCTGCAATGGGGGCGATCGCCGCTGGGGCGAGATACACTCGCTCGTACACGCCGCTGGCTGCCGGGTTGGTCGGTCTGAACGCCCTCGGTGCGGTCCTCGCCGGTGGGCGGGCGGCGCTGCTTGCACTCGTCGTTGCCGCTGGATTGTATGTCGTCTACCGCCTCTTTGGTCCGGCCGCGATGGCCCTGCTCGTGGCAGTCGGTGCGCTCGCCGTCGTCGTCAGTTTTGGAATGATGTTTGGTGTCGTTCCTGGTCCGCGCGCCATTACAAACGTCGACCTCAGCGGCCGTCGCGCACTCTGGACCGCAGCATACGAAGCCATACGTGACCGACCGGTGATCGGATGGGGTCCCGGACGCGATGTCGCCGTGCTGGACAACTACATGGAAAGTTCGGTGAACGCAACTCACAATAGCTACCTCCGTATGTTTCTGATAAGTGGCGTTCTCGGTGGTGGGGCGTATCTCGCCCTCACTACCATCGTTGTTGTCATTGGGTTTCCAACCGTTCAACGCGAAACGTTGTTCGGATTTCTACTGCTTTCAGTATTTCTCACCTTGGAATTATTCGCAGGAATGACGATTTTCGGACTCAGTTTGCTTTCGATACTTGGGGCACTGCTCGTTGGGTATACGCAGTTGTCGACCGAAAGCCGACAGGTGGAGTTTAGCTTTCGATAA
- a CDS encoding Cdc6/Cdc18 family protein → MGKYDDLFEETAPDDSVFADKGVLDPLADPDAVIGREEQEHTLATLLNGVNEGYLPTTVSVYGPPGTGKTLTTRRVCTEFAARTEMVAAEYVNLKECRTLFSVANEIHLELTGEKKQAYEGLDGVFEGIWAALEDYPEWTVLILDEIDHIKHDSNYDPNNFFYRLLRGEGKLERNIRLSVWPCSNELLNVDLRLDSRVRSAMGGEEVFFPPYSYHDLMRILPPRIETAFRDGALTDAVLTEGSRLAANRWGDARKALTLFRQAGETADERGATRVTESDLKTSLNTTERDAVLEKLVLLPQNHFLVLVAITGTKRGDEIVQPIEMTQIEAFLQNEQVPDELQFGARAIRELVTDLDTMGLVETWIESRGRGGRVKQIETAFDPKWVRAASSQYTASTAGEVNEDA, encoded by the coding sequence ATGGGTAAATATGACGACCTCTTCGAGGAGACAGCGCCCGATGACAGTGTCTTTGCTGATAAGGGTGTACTCGACCCGCTCGCCGATCCCGATGCGGTCATCGGGCGCGAAGAGCAAGAGCATACGTTGGCAACGCTTCTGAACGGCGTAAATGAGGGATACCTCCCAACGACGGTTTCGGTCTATGGGCCGCCCGGAACGGGCAAGACGCTTACGACCCGGCGGGTCTGTACGGAGTTTGCCGCTCGCACGGAGATGGTGGCCGCCGAGTACGTGAATCTCAAAGAGTGTCGAACCCTATTCAGTGTCGCCAACGAGATCCACCTCGAACTCACCGGTGAGAAAAAGCAGGCCTACGAGGGTCTCGATGGTGTCTTCGAGGGTATTTGGGCGGCTCTGGAAGACTATCCCGAGTGGACGGTTCTCATCTTAGACGAGATCGATCACATCAAACACGATTCGAACTACGATCCGAACAACTTTTTCTACCGACTGTTGCGCGGCGAGGGCAAACTCGAACGGAACATTCGACTTTCAGTGTGGCCCTGCTCGAACGAACTCCTGAACGTCGATCTCCGGCTCGACTCGCGGGTTCGAAGCGCAATGGGTGGCGAAGAGGTGTTCTTTCCGCCGTACTCCTATCACGACCTCATGAGAATTCTCCCACCACGGATAGAGACAGCATTTCGTGACGGCGCCCTCACCGATGCGGTATTGACTGAGGGAAGCCGGCTGGCAGCGAACCGCTGGGGCGACGCTCGGAAAGCACTGACCTTGTTTCGACAAGCTGGGGAGACGGCCGACGAACGCGGGGCTACACGGGTCACCGAATCCGACCTCAAGACCAGTTTAAATACGACCGAGCGGGACGCCGTTCTTGAGAAGCTGGTCTTGCTCCCCCAAAATCACTTTCTGGTGTTAGTGGCGATCACTGGAACCAAACGGGGGGATGAAATCGTACAACCGATCGAAATGACACAGATCGAGGCGTTTTTGCAGAATGAGCAGGTACCTGATGAGCTTCAGTTCGGTGCTCGAGCGATCCGTGAACTCGTGACCGACTTAGACACGATGGGGCTGGTCGAGACATGGATTGAATCTCGCGGACGCGGCGGGCGAGTAAAGCAAATCGAGACAGCCTTCGACCCCAAGTGGGTACGAGCAGCCTCTTCTCAGTACACGGCGAGTACAGCGGGTGAAGTCAATGAGGACGCTTGA
- a CDS encoding Lrp/AsnC family transcriptional regulator produces the protein MEPRLNDTDQAILREIQDNGRATTTLIGEVVGVSRTYAANRIRRMREHGFLTEVAPNLYNITEKGRDALDE, from the coding sequence ATGGAGCCACGGTTGAATGACACCGACCAGGCCATCCTCCGTGAGATTCAAGATAATGGCCGAGCAACGACGACACTGATCGGTGAGGTGGTCGGTGTATCCCGTACATATGCCGCCAATCGAATTCGAAGAATGCGCGAACACGGTTTCCTAACGGAAGTCGCACCAAATCTGTACAATATTACTGAGAAGGGCCGTGATGCACTGGATGAGTAG
- a CDS encoding glycosyltransferase family 4 protein — translation MRILRVAQKTYPEVVGGGTYHVHAMSRDQAAMGHDVTVLTIGDGQRREERAGYTLLRRPATTEALGNSISAGVARFLRKADDYDVIHAHSHLYFSTNLAALKRRLDSTPLAITNHGLYSQSAPEWVFRWYLRTLGRATFDSADAVFCYTETDADRLREFGVGAPIQVVPNGIDTDRFSPEGAESDRVTGDPAVLFVGRLVEGKRPGDALAAIERVRESHPGARLHFAGRGPLRADLKRRVVERGLGDTVAFLGEVPHEEMPGLYRGADLFVLPSRAEGLPRTVLEALSTGTPVVTSDLAQLGPIVDGAGTTVPVGDWKGFADALDELASAPERRRTCGERGRERVVAEHAWSDTVARTTARLEALCGNNHR, via the coding sequence ATGCGCATCCTCAGAGTCGCCCAGAAGACCTACCCGGAGGTCGTCGGCGGCGGCACCTACCACGTCCACGCGATGAGCCGCGATCAGGCCGCGATGGGCCACGATGTAACTGTGCTCACCATCGGCGACGGCCAGCGCCGTGAGGAACGGGCCGGCTACACACTCCTTCGGCGGCCAGCGACCACCGAAGCACTCGGCAACAGCATCTCCGCGGGGGTCGCACGATTCCTCCGAAAAGCCGACGACTACGACGTGATACACGCCCACTCACACCTCTATTTCTCGACGAATCTCGCGGCGCTCAAACGACGGCTCGATTCGACCCCACTGGCGATCACCAACCACGGACTCTACTCACAGTCGGCCCCCGAGTGGGTCTTTCGCTGGTATCTCCGCACGCTCGGCCGCGCGACCTTCGACAGCGCTGACGCCGTATTCTGCTATACCGAGACCGACGCCGACCGACTCCGCGAGTTCGGCGTCGGAGCACCGATTCAGGTGGTCCCGAATGGCATCGATACTGACCGTTTCTCGCCCGAAGGAGCCGAAAGCGACCGGGTCACGGGCGATCCCGCGGTGCTGTTCGTCGGCCGACTGGTCGAGGGGAAACGACCGGGTGACGCGCTGGCGGCGATCGAGCGGGTTCGAGAATCCCATCCCGGGGCGCGGCTTCACTTCGCCGGTCGAGGACCGTTGCGGGCGGATCTCAAACGGCGCGTCGTCGAGCGTGGACTCGGTGACACAGTAGCGTTCCTCGGCGAGGTTCCCCACGAGGAGATGCCGGGCCTCTATCGTGGCGCGGACCTCTTCGTACTTCCGAGCCGCGCGGAAGGACTCCCGCGAACAGTATTAGAGGCGCTCTCGACGGGGACGCCGGTCGTGACGAGCGACCTCGCGCAGTTAGGACCGATCGTCGACGGGGCCGGCACCACCGTGCCTGTGGGAGATTGGAAGGGATTCGCCGACGCGCTCGACGAACTGGCCTCGGCCCCAGAACGCCGCAGGACGTGCGGCGAGCGCGGGCGCGAGCGGGTGGTCGCCGAACACGCATGGAGCGACACGGTCGCACGGACGACGGCCCGACTGGAGGCACTCTGTGGGAACAACCATCGGTGA
- a CDS encoding HAD-IIA family hydrolase: MPSRGAIVDLDGTVYRGDSPVPGARRGIKALRDAGYDVCFFSNNPTKSRTEFADRLQGMGLSVAPEEIESAATVTVDYLAAEHADDRIFLVGSSGLRAQFERADLTLTDDPEACDVLVASYTRGFDYDDMTDGLRALEADATFVGTDPDVTIPTEGGAVPGSGAIINAIAGVAEREPDIVVGKPGERALTAALSGFDAAPEDCLVVGDRLDTDIAMGARGGLETALVLTGTTNRALLAASDIEPDHVLDSLGDVERVLNR; the protein is encoded by the coding sequence ATGCCCTCTCGCGGCGCGATCGTCGACCTCGACGGGACAGTGTACCGCGGCGATTCGCCGGTGCCAGGCGCTCGCCGCGGCATCAAAGCGCTCCGCGACGCCGGATACGATGTCTGCTTTTTCTCGAACAACCCGACGAAGTCCCGGACGGAGTTCGCCGACCGCCTTCAGGGGATGGGCCTGTCGGTCGCTCCCGAGGAAATCGAGTCGGCCGCCACCGTCACCGTCGACTACCTCGCCGCCGAACACGCCGACGATCGGATCTTCCTCGTTGGCTCGTCGGGACTGCGCGCACAGTTTGAAAGAGCGGACCTCACGCTGACGGACGACCCCGAAGCGTGCGACGTGCTCGTCGCCTCCTACACGCGCGGGTTCGACTACGACGACATGACCGACGGCCTGCGTGCGCTCGAAGCGGACGCGACGTTCGTCGGCACCGACCCCGATGTGACGATTCCGACCGAAGGCGGAGCGGTGCCGGGGTCGGGAGCCATCATCAACGCCATCGCGGGCGTCGCCGAGCGCGAGCCGGACATCGTGGTCGGCAAACCCGGAGAACGGGCGCTTACGGCCGCGCTCTCGGGGTTCGATGCCGCGCCCGAGGACTGTCTCGTCGTCGGCGACCGTCTCGACACCGACATCGCGATGGGCGCACGCGGCGGGCTGGAGACCGCGCTCGTGCTCACCGGCACCACCAATAGAGCGCTGCTCGCCGCGAGCGACATCGAGCCGGACCACGTCCTCGATTCGCTCGGCGACGTCGAGCGGGTGCTCAACCGCTGA